Part of the Desulfohalovibrio reitneri genome is shown below.
AGCGCCTCTCCGCCCTCGGCCAGCTTTTCGCCCCCGGCGTCGGTGAGCCACACGCGCGGCCCGCACTCCGGACAGGCGTTGGGCTGGGCGTGGAAACGGCGGTCCAGCGGATCCTCGTACTCCTCCCGGCAGGCGGGGCACAGGGGAAAGCAGGCCATGGAGGTCTCGGGCCGGTCGTACGGGATGGAGCGGGTGATGGTGTAGCGGGGGCCGCAGTTGGTGCAGTTGATGAAAGGGTAGAGGAAGCGGCGGTCAGCCGGGTCGAAGAGTTCCCGCAGGCAGTCGGCGCAGACGGCGGTGTCCGGCGAGATGAGCACGTTGTGCCCCTCCCCGGCGCTGCTCTTGTGGATGGCGAAGGACTCCTCGCCCTCCACCTGGGGGGCCTCCTCCCGGTCCAGGGATACGATGCGGGCCAGGGGCGGGGCGCGTTCGGCCAGGTCGCGGCCGAAGCCCTCCACTTCCTCGGAAGGCCCCTGCACTTCCACCACCACGCCGTCGGGAGTGTTGGCCACGTGCCCGGTGAGGCCGCGCTTGACCGCGCGGCGGTAGACGAAGGGCCGGAAGCCGACCCCCTGGACCTGCCCTGTGACGGTGAATCGCGTCCGCTTCATCGGGCGTGCATGCCCCGCGCGGGGGGCGGCGTCAAGCCGGACCGGAAGCGGGGGTAAGGTTTCGCCTGGAAATGCCGATAGTGCGTGCGGAGACAGTGCCGCATGCAGCCCGACCATTCCCGTAGCGTGGCCCGGCTGGCCCTGAAACTGGGCCGGTGGTGGGGCCTGAGCGACCCGGAGCTGAATCGCCTTGTCCAGGGCGCGGCCCTGCACGACCTGGGCAAGGAGGACCTGCCGCCCGGGCTGCTGGCCAAGCCCGGTCCGCTCAACGAGCAGGAGGTCGCCCTCATGCGCACCCATCCGGCCCGTGGAGCGGCGCGTCTGTTGCGGCGGGGGGCGGACCCGGAGGTGGCGCGGGTGGTGCTCTGCCACCACGAGAGCGTGGATGGCCGGGGCTATCCCGCCGGGCGCGACCGTTCCGACATCCCCATGCTGGCCCGCATGACCAGCCTGGCCGACGCCTTCGACGCGCTGGTTGCCGAGCGCGCCTACAAGCCGTCCCTGAGCGTTCGGGAGGCCCTGGGCGTCATCCGTGCCGAGCGAGGCCGCCGCTTCGACCGCCGCCTGGCGGACCTGCTGCTTTCCCGCGCTCCGCTGCTGTTTACGAATTCCTGATATCCGGATGGAATGTGTTCAGCCCCCGGTTCCGTTGCCAAGCATCCCCCTTTCTGGTTTATTCTTGAAAGACTATTCCCAAGAAAGGAGGCAGTCATGCCGAACGCGAGAAAAGTCCTGGTAATATCCGCGGACCGTTTCGAGGACACGGAGTTGCTGGCCCCCATGTACCGGTTGCAGGAAGCGGGCTACCAAGTGGACCTGGCCGCGCCGGAGAAGGGCGAGATCAAGGGCAAGCACGAGTACACCATCGAGGCCAACCTGTCAGTGAAGGACATAAAAGCCGGGGACCTGGACGGCTACGACATGCTGGTGCTGCCCGGCGGCAAGGCCCCGGCCGAGCTGCGGGAGATTCCCGAGGTGCTGGACATCGCCAAGCGGTTCGCCGAGTCGGCCAAGCCATCGCGGCCATCTGCCACGGCCCGCAGATTCTCATCAGCGCCGGGCTTATGCGCGGGGTGAAGGCCACCAGCTACAAGTCCGTGGCCTCGGAACTCAAGGAGGCCGGGGCGGACTACGTGGACGAGGAGGTGGTGGTGGACGGCCAGTACGTCACCTCCCGCCATCCACCGGACATCCCCGCTTTCAACCGGGAGATCATGGCCAAGCTTGCGGGCTGATTCTCCCTGGGCGCGCACCGGTTCTCCGGTCCGCGCCCGCCTTCTCCGTACCTTTTCAATTGCAAGCATTTGACCTATACAAGCCGCCCGCATGATCAAATTATCCGCAATCCAACTGCTTCTAACCCCAGTGTTGCTTCTGGCCCTGTGCCTGGAGTCGAGGGCCGAGGAGGTCGTCACTTGGCCCTACTTCGACTTTCCGCCCCTTTTCATGTCCGGGGAGGATGGACCCGAAGGTATAGCGCCAGACGTTATCGAGCTTCTCGACGAACGCATGGAGGGATACGGCCACGTGATGACCTTCATGCCCGCCTCGCGGATGTTCGCCTCCGCCAGGAGGGGGGAGGAATTGTGTATTTTCGGCATCGTTCGCACTCCGGAACGGGAGGACTTTCTGGTCTACTCGCGGCCGTTGCGCCTGGTGCCTCCGCTGGTCATGGTCTTTCGCGCCGGGGAGCGGCCGGATTTCGGCACGGGAAGCGAAACGCTCTCC
Proteins encoded:
- a CDS encoding HD-GYP domain-containing protein; amino-acid sequence: MQPDHSRSVARLALKLGRWWGLSDPELNRLVQGAALHDLGKEDLPPGLLAKPGPLNEQEVALMRTHPARGAARLLRRGADPEVARVVLCHHESVDGRGYPAGRDRSDIPMLARMTSLADAFDALVAERAYKPSLSVREALGVIRAERGRRFDRRLADLLLSRAPLLFTNS